The nucleotide sequence CAGAACGCTCAGCGCCAGGTGCAGCCCGGCGCCGCACGCGACGGCCGCCGCGACGGCCAGCGGGTCCACGGCGTCCAGGTTCGCGCACAGCAGGTACAGCGCGATGCCGAACAGCGCGCCGAACACGGCCACGGTGAATCCGGTAAGCGGGAACAGGCGCGTCTGCTCGAGCGGCGAGTCGGGCTCCTGCTCGCTGCCCACGATGTGGGTGCGCACATAGTGGAGCACGGCCAGCGATGCCAGCGGCAGCAGCACGAGCGCAACGTCACCGTAGGGCGGCAACAGCTCGCAGGCGAAGAGGTAGACCACGGCCCCCGCCAAGGCGCTTGCCGACAAGTACGCCCCCACGTCCTTTTGCCAACCCACCATGAACACCTTGGGCCAGAGAAGGAAGATGAGCGAGAAGCCGCACCCGCCCAGGAACCAGGCGGCGAAGAACGCAGCCGGGGGAACGGCCGCGTAATGGGCGACGAGGTTGAGCAGCCCAAGCGGAAGGGATAGCAGGGCTGCCGCCCAGGGAAGCGGGTCGTGCTCCGTCCGGCTGAAAAGGTCGCGCTTCAGGTACACGAGCAAAAGCACGGCCAGGACGCCCACAAGGAACGCGAGCTTCAAAACGAGCGACAGGTCGCCGGCGTGGCTTGCCGGATAAGGGCTCAAGAGCACGAGGTAGAACCAGGCCCAGAAAGAGGCGAATCCTGCCGAGGCAACCGGAAGCATGGTTCTCACATGCGCTTTCTTCACTTTCATAGTGCGCTG is from Gordonibacter urolithinfaciens and encodes:
- a CDS encoding helix-turn-helix transcriptional regulator produces the protein MKVKKAHVRTMLPVASAGFASFWAWFYLVLLSPYPASHAGDLSLVLKLAFLVGVLAVLLLVYLKRDLFSRTEHDPLPWAAALLSLPLGLLNLVAHYAAVPPAAFFAAWFLGGCGFSLIFLLWPKVFMVGWQKDVGAYLSASALAGAVVYLFACELLPPYGDVALVLLPLASLAVLHYVRTHIVGSEQEPDSPLEQTRLFPLTGFTVAVFGALFGIALYLLCANLDAVDPLAVAAAVACGAGLHLALSVLVKRYVPFGTAEKVALLLLVVGFLGLAFLGPGLMLACCLFIVGVYVYLDFSNLSALVGFASGHPSPFWRIARGQLVLPAGMIVSWSLCMAIEYANPSLFAYVPYLALGLLLALALLAAFVPFKDNTFADKTVKAEIVEGGYFKQRCNQAAQTYKLSNREGEILYYLAKGRNAQFIADELNISAYTAKTHVYHIYQKMGINSQQELISIVDSTEVVYQ